The Candidatus Methylomirabilota bacterium DNA segment GGGAGGCACTTCGACGGGTTGCCTCACTACGACCCACCCATGGACGCGAAAGGGCACGTGATCTCCGATCCTGACTTTCCGCTACGACTGTTCACATACAAAGAGATTTTTGGCGGTCACAGCCGGACTATCGGCAACTACTGGGCAAACTACTCACTCCAAACGAGCAACAAGGTTTTGATCAATAAGCGTGATGGGGCACGCCTGGGCCTCCGGGACAGCGGTCGTGGTCGGCTCACTTCCAAAACCAACTCCAAGGGTGAAGTCGATCTCGGAGATGGCACCAAGGCCAAAGTGGAGGGGGGAAGTTAAGCTCATCGAGGGTATTCGGCCTGGGGTTGTGGCTGTCTTCTGGCACTACGGCCAATGGAATGCCTATGGCGCCAGCGATAAGATTGTGGTCAATGGCGTGAGGATAAAACCCGATTCACGTAAGGCTGTGGGGCTGTGTAGCAATCCGGTCAACCGAGTGGATGAGAGCGTCGGCCGGGCAGGACTTACGGACCCGATAGGGGGAAGCGTCTCTTTCTTTGAGGCGAATGTGAAGCTGCTCAGGGTATAAGCCGGGAATGAGGTGGAGAATATCATTCGAAGCTAATTTTTCGGGTAGGGTGTGGGCCTGGAACTGAAAAGGCATTGATGCCTTGACTGTCACAGAGGGACGCAGGGAATGGAGGATGAAGCTCCTTCCCGACGGCTAGATTCTTAATCCTCCAATTGGAGCGAGCTGAGTTTCTCAATTTTGGGAGCAAACCAGGGCGAGCATTCTCTCCTGGGTTCAGGATTTGTCTTTCAGAAGATCAGGAGGGGTCTGCCCAATCCACTGTTTTTATAAGCGATTCCCTGCCATTTTCCTCCACCCATAGGCCCATACACTGAACCTAATTATAGATTGCCCCAACTTTGGCATAAGGCTTGCGGAAAAGAAGCCAGGGTTCCTTAAAGGACTTGATACCAGGAGGCTACCATGAGGGAAACGAGGAAAAATATTCAGAGGGAGTGGCGGACTTTTCTTAAGGTTTCTTGAATCTTTGCCTCAGTGATCCCATTCGTGGTAGCGCGAGCTTCTATGACACGAACGTGAAGCTGGTGAAGGTTTAAAAGGCCTTCACGCGGTCAGGCCTCTCTACCGCGGAAGGAAGAAAGAAAGAGAGTGTGCAAAGCCATATTACAGGAAAGGAGGAAAAGACGATGGGTCGGATAATCATTCGCAGGACTGCTAATGGGTTGTTCTTTCTCGTTCTTGCAGCAGCGACGCTGTTGGGACTCTCACTCTCGACGGGTGTGAGTCTGGGTCAGGCGGACGTGGGCACCACCCATACGATATTCGTTAATGCCGTGGAGGTGAAGGGCGCGACGACGGCCGATAAGCTCGCGCCGCCTGCCGTCAACCCAAAGGATCTCTCTAAGGGATATGGCTTCAAGGTACCCGACGAGCTCGACAGGAAAATACCCAAGAAGTGGCAGGTTGCGAGCTACATGTTCGCCCCGAGCTTCGTGACCGTGCACCAGGGCGATACGGTAAAACTCACTGTGTTCATTGTCAATGGTGATGAGCACGAGGTGTGGATCACCGATCCTGATGGGCAAAGAGTCGTCGCCCCGAGGAAGTGGAATCGAGGGCGAGAGTACCATGTCCAATTCGCTGCGGAGAAAACCGGCTCTTACCAGCTTGTCTGCTCAGTGCACGCCCCTTCAATGATCGCGACGTTCCTGGTTTTGCCGAGGTAGGGCTCATCTGGTTCACCAACCTGAGCGGCCTTGGCCAGGGTGAGAGGGAGATAGCATGCTCAGCAGAGTAAAGATCACGATCATCGGTGCTGGCAATGTCGGTGCTTCAGTGGCTCAGTGGTTCGCAGCCAGAGGGCTGGGGGATATCGTCCTTGTAGATATCCTTGATGGGTTGGCTGAAGGGAAGGCGTTGGACCTATGGGAGTCCGGACCTATTGGGGGGTTCGATCTTCGCATAGTGGGCAGCCAGGAGTACCAGGCGACTGCCGGGTCAAACATTGTGATTATCACTTCAGGCGTTGCGCGTAAGCCCGGGATGAGTCGCGAAGATCTAATCAATGTCAATCGGAAAATTGTCGAGTTCGTGGTTCGAGAGGTGGTTTGCTGCTCACCTGACTGCATCCTCATCCTAGTGACCAATCCTCTGGACACCATGGCTTATTTGGCCTTGCGAGTGAGCGGATTTCCCAAAAACCGGGTGGTGGGACAAGCAGGGGTTTTAGACTCCTCTCGTTTCCGCGCTTTTGTGGCTGAGGAGCTTCAGGTGTCAGTCGAAGATACTCAGGCCCTCGTCCTAGGAGGGCATGGCGATGAGATGGTGCCGTTGCCCCGCTACTGTACTGTTTCGGGCATCCCGATTACCCAGCTCCTCAGTTGTGAAAGGATTCAAAAGATCATTAACAGGACGATCAATGCTGGGGGTGAGACCGTTAAGCTTCTTAAGACTGGCAGCGCGTTTGTTTCCCCCGGTGCGGCCGTGACTGAGATGGCTGAGGCTATCCTTAGAGACAAAAAGCGGGTCATGCCCTGCTCCGCATATCTTGATGGGGAGTACGGATTGAAGGATATCTACTTCGGCGTTCCGGTCAGGTTAGGTGCGAGGGGAGTAGAGAAGATCATAGAAGTTGACCTTATCGGTGAAGAGAGGCGGTTTATGGAACGTTCTGCAGCGCTGGTGAGGAAGAGTATTTCCAGCCTCGGGCTGTGAGTAGAAGGAGGGGTCAGTGTCAGCGAGGGTTCAATCACTCGAATTGCACAGAGAGGAAGGGGCTGAAGACCAGCGTAGACCAGTACGCATGGTCTATTCCCAGGCACCATTTCTTATTTATTGGGAGCTGACCCGGGCCTGTGACCTTGCCTGCCGCCATTGCCGTGCGGAGGCGATTGCTCGGCGCGATCCTAGAGAATTAACTACCTCAGAGGCCAAGGGCCTGCTGGAGAAGTTGCGAGGGTTTGGGGGACGTGGACCTCATCTGGTGCTTACCGGCGGTGATCCTTTAAAGCGGCCAGATTTTTTCTATCTTTTGGAATACGGGAAAAGACTGGGTTTGCACGTGTCGGTCGCCCCCAGCGGAACGCAGGCCCTTTCGCAAGAGGTCCTACAGCGCTTCAAGGCTTGCGGTGTGGAGAGCATAGGACTAAGCCTGGACGGTTCAACTGCGGAGAGGCACGACAGCTTTCGCGGAGTTCCAGGCTGCTTTGCCTGGACCATCGAAGCGGCCCAACATGCTCGTGCTGAAGGGCTTCCCCTTCAGGTCAATACCCTCGTCACAGCGGAGACAGAGGCAGATATCCCTGACATATATAAGCTGGTGAGAGGGCTTAGCCTTATGCGATGGAGCCTCTTTTATTTGATCGGGGTGGGTCGGGGCGGCGCGTTAAGAGAAGTTAGCCCTGAACAGTGTGAAGCCCTGCATCACTGGCTCTACGGTATTTCAAAGGACGCTCCCTTTATCGTTGCGACGACTGAGGCGCCGCATTTTCGCCGTGTAGCCATACAGAAATTGCGGGCCGAAGGAATTCCCCTGGCCGGAATCCGAGGAAGCTCAGTCGGGAAAGGATTCGGCATACGGGACGGCAACGGCGTCATGTTCATTTCCCATACTGGAGATGTCTATCCTTCCGGCTTTCTCCCCCTGGTTGCGGGGAATGTCCGAACTGCCGACGTTGTCG contains these protein-coding regions:
- a CDS encoding emp24/gp25L/p24 family protein; this encodes MGRIIIRRTANGLFFLVLAAATLLGLSLSTGVSLGQADVGTTHTIFVNAVEVKGATTADKLAPPAVNPKDLSKGYGFKVPDELDRKIPKKWQVASYMFAPSFVTVHQGDTVKLTVFIVNGDEHEVWITDPDGQRVVAPRKWNRGREYHVQFAAEKTGSYQLVCSVHAPSMIATFLVLPR
- the mdh gene encoding malate dehydrogenase, which encodes MLSRVKITIIGAGNVGASVAQWFAARGLGDIVLVDILDGLAEGKALDLWESGPIGGFDLRIVGSQEYQATAGSNIVIITSGVARKPGMSREDLINVNRKIVEFVVREVVCCSPDCILILVTNPLDTMAYLALRVSGFPKNRVVGQAGVLDSSRFRAFVAEELQVSVEDTQALVLGGHGDEMVPLPRYCTVSGIPITQLLSCERIQKIINRTINAGGETVKLLKTGSAFVSPGAAVTEMAEAILRDKKRVMPCSAYLDGEYGLKDIYFGVPVRLGARGVEKIIEVDLIGEERRFMERSAALVRKSISSLGL
- a CDS encoding TIGR04053 family radical SAM/SPASM domain-containing protein: MVYSQAPFLIYWELTRACDLACRHCRAEAIARRDPRELTTSEAKGLLEKLRGFGGRGPHLVLTGGDPLKRPDFFYLLEYGKRLGLHVSVAPSGTQALSQEVLQRFKACGVESIGLSLDGSTAERHDSFRGVPGCFAWTIEAAQHARAEGLPLQVNTLVTAETEADIPDIYKLVRGLSLMRWSLFYLIGVGRGGALREVSPEQCEALHHWLYGISKDAPFIVATTEAPHFRRVAIQKLRAEGIPLAGIRGSSVGKGFGIRDGNGVMFISHTGDVYPSGFLPLVAGNVRTADVVEIYRHSEVFQNIRQTTTFKGKCGQCEFREVCGGSRARAYATSGDPLESDPLCAYEPNRFEAAWT